From the genome of Anoplopoma fimbria isolate UVic2021 breed Golden Eagle Sablefish chromosome 1, Afim_UVic_2022, whole genome shotgun sequence, one region includes:
- the LOC129092335 gene encoding claudin-4-like — MVSAAFQILGTALCIIGWIGAIVVCALPQWKVTAFIGQNIVTAQTTWEGIWMTCVVQSTGQMQCKVYDSMLALSSDLQAARALIIIAILLGLIGILLALAGGKCTNCVEDESSKTKIGVASGVIFIITGVMCLIPVCWTANTIVNNFYDPLTIGSQKRELGAALFIGWGAAGMLILGGALLCANCPPKDNYNAKYNAARPNAPKDFV, encoded by the coding sequence ATGGTGTCGGCCGCCTTCCAGATTCTGGGCACCGCCCTGTGCATTATCGGATGGATCGGGGCCATCGTAGTCTGCGCCCTTCCCCAGTGGAAGGTGACGGCCTTCATCGGCCAGAACATCGTCACCGCTCAGACCACCTGGGAGGGCATCTGGATGACCTGCGTGGTCCAGAGCACGGGCCAGATGCAGTGCAAGGTCTACGACTCCATGCTGGCCCTCTCCTCGGACCTCCAGGCCGCCCGCGCCCTCATCATCATCGCCATCCTGCTCGGCCTCATTGGCATCCTCCTCGCCCTCGCGGGGGGCAAGTGCACCAACTGTGTGGAAGATGAGTCGTCCAAAACCAAAATAGGAGTGGCGTCCGGTgtgatcttcatcatcaccgGTGTTATGTGCCTCATCCCTGTGTGCTGGACGGCAAACACCATCGTTAATAACTTCTACGACCCGTTAACGATAGGATCTCAGAAGAGGGAGCTCGGCGCCGCCCTCTTCATCGGTTGGGGGGCCGCAGGCATGCTCATCCTTGGCGGTGCCCTCCTCTGTGCCAACTGCCCTCCCAAGGACAACTACAACGCCAAGTACAATGCTGCCCGTCCAAACGCGCCCAAGGACTTTGTCTGA
- the LOC129092343 gene encoding claudin-4-like, producing the protein MVSQGIQIIGISMAVIGWFMVIVVCALPMWKVTAFIGANIITAQTIWQGMWMNCVVQSTGQMQCKVYDSMLALPQDLQAARAMVIISILTGVVGVMLSIAGGKCTNCIEDERSKAKACILAGVLFIVSGLLCLIPVSWSANSIVTNFYNPLLIEAQRYELGAALYLGWAAAALLLMGGGLMCWNCPPKHEHPHYVPKFRPVKTVSTSREYV; encoded by the coding sequence ATGGTTTCTCAGGGGATTCAGATCATCGGCATATCGATGGCCGTGATTGGCTGGTTCATGGTCATCGTGGTGTGCGCCCTGCCCATGTGGAAGGTCACCGCTTTCATCGGGGCCAACATCATCACGGCGCAGACCATCTGGCAGGGCATGTGGATGAACTGCGTGGTGCAGAGCACGGGCCAGATGCAGTGCAAGGTGTACGACTCCATGCTGGCGCTGCCCCAGGACCTGCAGGCCGCCCGCGCCATGGTCATCATCTCCATCCTGACGGGGGTCGTTGGGGTGATGTTGTCCATCGCCGGCGGGAAATGCACCAACTGCATCGAGGATGAGCGGTCCAAGGCGAAGGCCTGCATCCTGGCTGGCGTCTTGTTCATCGTCTCGGGTCTGCTCTGCCTCATCCCGGTCTCCTGGTCCGCCAACAGCATCGTCACCAACTTCTACAACCCACTGTTGATCGAGGCCCAGAGGTACGAGCTGGGGGCGGCCCTGTACCTTGGCTGGGCGGCCGCCGCGCTACTGCTCATGGGAGGCGGGCTGATGTGTTGGAACTGCCCGCCCAAACACGAGCACCCCCACTACGTGCCCAAATTCAGACCTGTGAAGACGGTCTCCACATCAAGAGAATACGTTTGA
- the cldnf gene encoding claudin f, producing the protein MGKIGKEVTGQVISFIGLVGVSVTCGIPMWRVTSYIGANIVTGQIVWDGLWMNCVMQSTGQMQCKLNESVMNLSRDLQSARALVIISLIFGFIGFMVTFVGAKCTGCLDKDSSKANVVIIGGCLIIVSAVLVLIPVCWSAAITITDFQNPLTIETQKREIGASIYIGWAATAILLIGGIILTTSCPPRKAMYGYPGYPPAPMYPYAGPGPNPAVYSPVYAPASSQPYTGTGTYLPSKPYAAPTNYSARQYL; encoded by the coding sequence ATGGGGAAGATTGGCAAGGAGGTGACAGGTCAGGTCATAAGCTTCATAGGCCTGGTTGGGGTGTCGGTGACCTGTGGGATCCCCATGTGGAGAGTGACCTCCTACATCGGAGCCAACATCGTGACGGGCCAGATCGTGTGGGATGGCCTGTGGATGAACTGTGTGATGCAGAGCACCGGGCAGATGCAGTGCAAGCTGAACGAGTCCGTTATGAATCTGTCCAGGGACCTGCAATCCGCCCGAGCCCTGGTCATCATCTCCCTCATCTTCGGCTTCATCGGCTTCATGGTCACCTTCGTCGGGGCCAAGTGCACCGGCTGCCTGGACAAGGATTCCTCAAAGGCCAATGTGGTGATCATAGGCGGCTGTTTGATCATTGTTTCCGCCGTCTTGGTCCTGATCCCCGTCTGCTGGTCCGCAGCCATCACCATCACAGACTTCCAGAACCCCTTGACCATTGAGACCCAGAAGAGGGAAATTGGAGCCTCCATCTACATTGGCTGGGCCGCCACTGCGATTCTTCTGATCGGTGGGATCATCCTTACCACTTCCTGCCCTCCTCGAAAGGCCATGTATGGATACCCAGGGTACCCACCGGCACCGATGTACCCTTACGCAGGCCCGGGGCCAAACCCTGCGGTGTATAGCCCTGTGTATGCTCCCGCATCCAGCCAACCGTACACAGGCACTGGGACATACTTGCCTAGCAAACCATATGCAGCACCAACCAACTACTCTGCTAGACAATACCTCTAA
- the LOC129088811 gene encoding claudin-4-like, which produces MVSMGRQMLGFALGIIGFLGTIIVCALPMWKVTAFIGANIVTAQVIWEGLWMNCVTQSTGQMQCKIYDSLLALPEDLQAARALVVISIIVAAFGVILGVIGGKCTNFVEDENAKAKVAIAAGIVFICAGVLILVPVCWSANTIIRDFYNPILTNPQRRELGAALYIGWGTAGLLILGGALLCSSCPKKESPEYPIKYSGARSAATSREYV; this is translated from the coding sequence ATGGTGTCAATGGGACGACAGATGCTGGGCTTTGCCCTGGGCATTATTGGCTTCTTGGGGACCATCATTGTGTGCGCCCTGCCCATGTGGAAGGTCACAGCCTTCATCGGGGCCAACATTGTGACGGCGCAAGTCATCTGGGAGGGCTTGTGGATGAACTGCGTGACGCAGAGCACTGGCCAGATGCAGTGCAAGATCTATGATTCACTTCTGGCTCTACCCGAGGACCTCCAGGCGGCCAGGGCCCTTGTGGTCATCTCCATCATCGTCGCTGCCTTTGGGGTCATCCTGGGCGTTATCGGAGGCAAGTGCACCAACTTTGTGGAGGACGAAAACGCCAAAGCCAAGGTGGCAATTGCTGCTGGAATCGTCTTCATTTGTGCCGGCGTCCTGATCCTGGTCCCAGTCTGCTGGTCCGCCAACACCATCATCAGGGATTTCTATAACCCCATCCTGACCAACCCCCAGAGGAGGGAGCTGGGGGCCGCTCTCTACATCGGCTGGGGCACAGCCGGGCTTCTCATCCTAGGCGGGgccctcctctgcagctcctgcCCCAAGAAAGAGAGCCCCGAGTATCCAATCAAGTACTCCGGCGCCAGGTCCGCAGCCACCAGCCGAGAATATGTCTGA
- the LOC129095238 gene encoding claudin-4-like produces MASMGMQMAGCAMALLGWIGVIIVCGTPMWRVSAFIGTNIVTSQVMWEGIWMSCVVQSTGQMQCKVYDSMLALSTDLQGARALMVVSIVTGIAGIFIAFAGGKCTNFIPEERAKARASVAAGVVLIISGILCLIPVSWTAGMIITDFYNPMLVDAQKRELGASLYIGWGAGALLVFGGALLCASCPPKDDETPSGKYLLNKPGGNSNSGSIPSYMPNKTYI; encoded by the coding sequence ATGGCTTCCATGGGGATGCAGATGGCCGGGTGCGCCATGGCCCTTCTGGGCTGGATCGGGGTGATCATCGTCTGCGGCACGCCCATGTGGCGGGTCTCTGCCTTCATCGGCACCAACATAGTGACATCCCAGGTCATGTGGGAGGGCATCTGGATGAGCTGCGTGGTCCAGAGCACGGGCCAGATGCAGTGTAAAGTGTACGACTCCATGCTGGCTCTGAGCACCGACCTACAGGGGGCCCGGGCCCTGATGGTGGTTTCCATCGTCACGGGCATCGCAGGGATCTTCATAGCGTTCGCCGGCGGGAAATGCACCAACTTCATTCCAGAGGAGAGGGCCAAGGCGAGGGCCTCGGTGGCAGCGGGCGTGGTGCTGATCATCAGCGGCATCCTCTGCCTCATCCCCGTCTCGTGGACCGCCGGCATGATCATAACAGACTTCTACAACCCCATGCTGGTGGACGCCCAGAAGAGAGAGCTCGGGGCCTCTCTGTACATTGGCTGGGGGGCCGGGGCACTGCTGGTCTTTGGAGGAGCGCTTCTGTGTGCCAGCTGTCCCCCCAAGGATGATGAGACCCCCTCTGGGAAGTACCTCCTGAACAAGCCTGGAGGAAACAGCAATTCCGGTTCAATCCCTTCTTATATGCCAAACAAGACGTATATCTGA
- the cldnj gene encoding claudin j codes for MAVQELGISLSMIGVAGSILICALPMWKVTAFIGTHLVVMQVFWEGLWMTCVSEYTGQMQCKLYDALLDLSPDLQAARGLICIGLVLGCLGFLVFLLGARCTNCLGHPRVKARLVLGSGAVFCLAALVNVVAVSWTANSVISDFYNPLVPEVLKRELGAAIYIGFVASGLLFCGGAILCTSCPPQGARFPSDGYTLARTPTRSSYAIKNYV; via the coding sequence ATGGCCGTTCAGGAGCTGGGCATCAGCCTGTCCATGATCGGGGTCGCCGGGTCCATCCTGATCTGCGCCCTGCCCATGTGGAAGGTGACGGCGTTCATCGGCACCCACCTGGTGGTCATGCAGGTGTTCTGGGAGGGTCTGTGGATGACCTGCGTCAGCGAGTACACCGGCCAGATGCAGTGCAAGCTCTATGACGCCCTGCTGGACCTGTCGCCGGACCTGCAGGCGGCCCGAGGCCTCATCTGCATCGGCCTGGTGCTGGGGTGCCTGGgcttcctcgtcttcctcctggGGGCGCGCTGCACCAACTGCCTGGGCCACCCGAGGGTCAAGGCGCGGCTGGTGCTGGGCTCCGGGGCCGTCTTCTGCCTGGCGGCCCTCGTCAACGTGGTCGCCGTCTCCTGGACGGCCAACTCGGTCATCAGCGACTTCTACAACCCGCTCGTCCCCGAGGTGCTGAAGAGGGAGCTCGGAGCGGCCATATACATTGGCTTCGTGGCGTCCGGGCTGCTGTTCTGCGGGGGGGCCATCCTGTGCACAAGCTGCCCGCCACAGGGGGCCCGGTTCCCCTCTGACGGGTACACCCTTGCCAGGACACCAACACGCAGCAGCTACGCCATCAAGAACTACGTATGA